The nucleotide window ATTATTATCAACAACCGAAACAGTCAGGGTATTGCTTCCGCTATTCAGCTGTCCCGGGGTAATCGTAACAGTATTTCCTGTTGCTCCCAATACTGTTCCGTTTAACCTCCATGTGTTAACCAGAGTATTGGGAATAGGAAGGATTTCGTTGACCGTAAAAGTAACATTGGAAGTAGCATTAACAGTCGTATTATTTGCAGGAGTATAAGAATCCACAGGAGAAACCAAAGTATGAATTCTTTCTATAATTGCTTCCTTACATACGGAACAGAACTGCTGGTTAAGATACCTCATCTCACAGCTCTGATGTGGTCTGAACCAACTTGGGCTTTCTGCATGAGCATATACTCCTACTCCATTCAATCCCACCCAATTTTTCCATTTTATGGTTGCAGGATTAGAGTTCTGCGTTTTATTTGCAGATTCAAGTGAACCTGAAAACCAATATTCATCAGCAAGCTTTCCAAAAGAATGCCCCAGCTCATGTACAACAATTTCATTGGATGATCCATTTAGTGAAGCAAACGCATATGTACCACCACAACCTCCATACTCTGTAGAATTACCCAGCACATAAGTGATATCATAGTCCGGGATATTTGCGGCCAGAACTTGTCCTACTTTATTGGTAGTATTGCTGTATATACACCTGTGAACTCCTACATCGAAAGTGGATCCAAGATAGTTATTAGGATTGGTTACAGGAATCACAGGCTCTGCAACATCTGTTGCTGTTCCCGGATGTTTTACCCCGGATTCTGTGGAAATTACCTTTACTGCATAGGCATTAAAATAGTTCTTATATTCTGTATAGGGACTTTTTGTAAAAAGATAATTGACGGTATTTTGAGCAGATGTCGTAAAAGTAGATTGCTGTGCCGAGGTAAACCCGTCTCCTAAAACTGCAATAACAATTCTTTTACTGTTATCTCCGTTCTGCAAAAGGGGAACGGTCTCGAATGTCTGGGCAAAACAACTACCGCCTATCAAAAGGGATAATAAAACTTCTTTCATAATTATAGTTTTTGTGTGAATATGATTTGTACACCGTCATCAGTTACCTTTTCAATTTTCACAGACTGAACATTTTCAGAATATGAAAACCGGGTACTGAATTCTGCATTCTGAAGAGAAGCCTTATGTCTGGAAATTCCTTCTTTTTCATAGACTTCCATTTCCGGGTTAAATGGATCCTTTACAAGCAGTTTTCCCTCTTCTTTATCAGCAGAACCTGTAAGTGTGATGATAAGATCGCCTTTACGGACATTATCCCTTTCAAAAGGAGGCATATATTTCAATCTTCCCTCTGCAATTTTTGTGCTTTGCAGTGTAATTTTTGCATTTCCTGACTGATCTTTATCTGCCTTGAAAAACAAATAAATAATCCGGTCATTATTTGTTTTCATAGTGTCTGAATGCTTATTCTGAATTAAATTATTTCCATCCTGAAGACCAAACAACAGAAAAACAGGAACAATAAAAACATTAAATACATTTTTCATAATCATTTTTATTTAAAGGTATTAAAATTTTAAACATAATATAAAAACCATTATCAATACTTTTTTCATTAAAAAACAGAGAAAGTCCCTATCTTTGGAGCAATGATTTCAGAGAAAATAATTTTAGGGATTGACCCGGGAACAACTGTAATGGGATTTGGCATCATCTCCGTAAAAAAAGGAAAAATGGAGCTGGTTTCTATTCATGAACTGATCTTAAAAAAATATCCCAATC belongs to Chryseobacterium gleum and includes:
- a CDS encoding peptidase M64 domain-containing protein; this translates as MKEVLLSLLIGGSCFAQTFETVPLLQNGDNSKRIVIAVLGDGFTSAQQSTFTTSAQNTVNYLFTKSPYTEYKNYFNAYAVKVISTESGVKHPGTATDVAEPVIPVTNPNNYLGSTFDVGVHRCIYSNTTNKVGQVLAANIPDYDITYVLGNSTEYGGCGGTYAFASLNGSSNEIVVHELGHSFGKLADEYWFSGSLESANKTQNSNPATIKWKNWVGLNGVGVYAHAESPSWFRPHQSCEMRYLNQQFCSVCKEAIIERIHTLVSPVDSYTPANNTTVNATSNVTFTVNEILPIPNTLVNTWRLNGTVLGATGNTVTITPGQLNSGSNTLTVSVVDNNPLLKVDNHSTLHITNVSWTLSKSTLKLSEVKAEERRFSIYPNPTDGEFFIKGKQEFSKNISLEVYDVSGKLIPSGFELKDSAIRVDLKNYPAGTYLLNVKENNNLIISQRIIKE